A window from Kovacikia minuta CCNUW1 encodes these proteins:
- a CDS encoding type II toxin-antitoxin system ParD family antitoxin, which yields MNVSLTPELEQLVHAKVKSGRYLSASEVIREGLRLLEERDRLFEMRLADLQQKVSVGVEQADRDELIDEDDVFAELEADIRQIEMQRG from the coding sequence ATGAACGTTTCCCTTACCCCTGAACTGGAGCAACTGGTTCACGCCAAGGTCAAGAGTGGTCGCTATCTCTCTGCCAGTGAGGTGATCCGCGAAGGGTTACGGTTGTTGGAGGAACGCGATCGCCTGTTTGAAATGCGCCTTGCTGATCTGCAACAGAAAGTCTCTGTGGGCGTAGAACAGGCTGACCGGGATGAGTTGATCGATGAGGACGATGTGTTTGCTGAACTGGAAGCGGACATTCGCCAAATCGAGATGCAGCGAGGATAA
- a CDS encoding M23 family metallopeptidase, translating into MKKTIAAFLLGLLLAAAPNLAQALPSTIATPDPIDPYPTFVYPVHGVLTSGYGWRWGRLHKGIDIAAPTGTPIVASAEGTVNHSGWNDGGYGLLVKIKHLNGSTTLYAHNNRILVQEGDFVEQGQIIAFVGSTGRSTGPHCHFEIRLPGKGAVNPIFYMGEQPNNKL; encoded by the coding sequence ATGAAAAAGACGATCGCTGCCTTTCTGTTGGGCTTGCTGCTTGCGGCGGCTCCCAATCTGGCTCAAGCTCTCCCTTCAACCATTGCGACTCCTGACCCAATTGATCCTTACCCAACCTTCGTTTATCCGGTTCACGGTGTTCTCACTTCTGGCTACGGTTGGCGCTGGGGGAGATTGCACAAGGGCATCGACATTGCAGCACCAACCGGAACGCCGATTGTGGCGAGTGCAGAAGGAACTGTGAACCATTCGGGTTGGAACGATGGAGGCTACGGTCTTTTGGTCAAAATCAAACATCTGAATGGCAGCACGACGTTGTATGCCCACAATAATCGTATCCTGGTGCAGGAAGGCGACTTTGTTGAGCAGGGGCAAATCATTGCTTTTGTGGGCAGTACTGGCAGATCAACCGGACCACATTGCCACTTTGAAATTCGTCTTCCGGGAAAAGGAGCCGTCAACCCGATCTTTTATATGGGAGAACAACCCAATAACAAACTTTGA
- a CDS encoding DNA/RNA non-specific endonuclease translates to MSNIFRFLRRSRWRLLGSLVCLLIILHASVSWGDLNFGSVHLLMGNPSSATRAGDQPDNYLMIKRQYALSYNHSKGIPNWVSWELNKSWLGNTPRQDDFRADLTLPKKWYRVTPKDYTGSGFDRGHLISSEDRGASPDDNSATFLMPNIIPQSPDNNRGPWVQLEAYCRELVTKQGHELYIIAGPAGVGGMGEQGAKETLAEGKVTVPASTWKIVLVLDQPGSRLSGITENSRVIAVLMPNQQGIKQNSWKSFRKSVDEIEALTGYNFLSNVSAAIQDVIEARVDDEQTR, encoded by the coding sequence ATGTCCAATATTTTCAGATTTTTGCGGCGATCGCGCTGGAGGCTGCTGGGTAGCCTCGTCTGCCTGCTGATTATCCTGCATGCCTCTGTCTCCTGGGGAGATTTGAACTTTGGTTCGGTTCATCTCCTCATGGGCAACCCCAGCAGTGCCACGCGAGCAGGGGATCAGCCCGACAACTACCTGATGATCAAGCGGCAATATGCCCTGTCCTATAATCACAGCAAAGGAATTCCCAACTGGGTGAGCTGGGAGCTAAACAAATCCTGGTTAGGCAATACTCCGCGACAGGATGACTTTCGTGCCGACCTGACCCTCCCAAAGAAGTGGTATCGGGTCACTCCCAAAGACTATACAGGCAGCGGCTTCGATCGCGGGCACCTGATTTCCTCAGAAGATCGGGGAGCCAGTCCCGATGACAACTCTGCCACCTTTTTGATGCCCAACATCATCCCCCAGTCCCCAGATAACAATCGTGGTCCCTGGGTGCAACTCGAAGCCTACTGCCGGGAACTCGTCACCAAACAGGGGCATGAGCTTTACATCATTGCAGGACCCGCCGGAGTGGGTGGCATGGGAGAACAGGGAGCGAAGGAGACGCTGGCAGAGGGGAAAGTGACTGTTCCTGCAAGTACCTGGAAAATTGTGCTGGTGCTTGACCAACCTGGCTCTCGATTGAGCGGTATTACCGAAAATAGCCGCGTGATTGCTGTGCTGATGCCGAACCAGCAGGGGATTAAGCAAAATAGCTGGAAGTCCTTTAGAAAGTCGGTGGATGAAATTGAGGCCCTGACGGGCTATAACTTCCTATCTAATGTGTCTGCTGCGATTCAAGATGTGATTGAAGCCAGAGTGGATGATGAGCAAACTCGGTGA
- a CDS encoding GNAT family N-acetyltransferase — translation MEGILTKLSQKHLDDFETFWKARLQCSTQEDQFWNWELKNRVYLSEAIYEGYAIECEGITQGLMLLATGGHRSRFEPDRRIVYVHSLATAPWNRPSLQAPITYRLVGSVMLRFAQYRSEELGYGGLVGLHALQEAEAFYQRMNMINCGADEAKENLTYFEWYKRRESVFDELGHLEPGFTHCWRSRNGVQTRRGRTEGISPD, via the coding sequence GTGGAGGGAATTTTAACGAAGCTATCTCAAAAGCACCTGGATGATTTTGAAACGTTTTGGAAAGCTCGTTTGCAGTGTTCAACCCAGGAAGATCAGTTTTGGAACTGGGAATTAAAAAATCGGGTGTATCTGTCTGAAGCAATCTATGAAGGCTATGCCATTGAGTGTGAGGGAATCACCCAGGGGTTAATGCTATTAGCCACAGGAGGGCACCGATCGCGGTTTGAACCAGATCGCCGGATCGTTTATGTTCATTCTCTGGCAACGGCTCCCTGGAATCGTCCCAGCCTTCAGGCTCCGATAACTTATCGATTGGTGGGTTCAGTAATGCTTCGGTTTGCCCAATATCGCAGTGAAGAGTTGGGCTATGGCGGGTTAGTGGGACTACATGCCCTACAGGAAGCAGAGGCGTTTTATCAACGAATGAACATGATTAACTGTGGTGCAGATGAAGCAAAGGAAAATTTAACGTATTTTGAGTGGTACAAACGCCGAGAATCGGTGTTTGATGAACTTGGGCATTTAGAACCCGGGTTTACACACTGTTGGAGGAGTCGCAATGGAGTTCAGACTAGACGAGGCAGAACTGAGGGAATTAGCCCAGATTGA
- a CDS encoding DUF4351 domain-containing protein, translating to MRYCLRFWIKPFSNDQLEELGEALLDFSTQTELLTWL from the coding sequence ATGCGCTATTGCCTTCGCTTTTGGATAAAGCCTTTTTCCAATGATCAGCTAGAAGAACTCGGTGAAGCATTGTTAGATTTCTCGACTCAGACAGAACTGCTCACCTGGCTTTAG
- a CDS encoding Uma2 family endonuclease, protein MRSTSQKLTFEEYLAYDDGTDNRYELVDGELVKMPPEDRINSKIALFLLAKLLEVFPEDRLCYKDTEIEVSGSLAKTRLPDLMVLSEELAMILGDGRGTITREMPPPDLIIEVASPGKTNEERDYRYKRSEYAARGVPEYWVISPSDRNITVFSLEAGFYESAVYTGEMVIQSRFEALRLTADQVLKRGRL, encoded by the coding sequence ATGCGGAGTACATCTCAGAAACTCACCTTTGAAGAATACCTGGCTTACGACGATGGTACGGATAATCGCTACGAGCTAGTGGATGGGGAACTGGTTAAGATGCCGCCGGAAGATCGGATTAACTCAAAAATTGCCCTGTTCCTGTTGGCGAAGTTATTAGAGGTTTTCCCTGAAGATCGGCTGTGTTACAAAGACACGGAAATCGAGGTCAGCGGCTCTCTGGCAAAAACGCGCCTGCCCGATCTGATGGTGTTGTCAGAAGAGTTAGCGATGATTTTGGGAGATGGGCGCGGCACCATTACCCGCGAGATGCCACCCCCTGATCTAATTATTGAAGTGGCTTCACCGGGCAAAACGAACGAGGAGCGCGATTATCGCTACAAGCGTTCTGAGTATGCGGCAAGAGGGGTGCCGGAGTATTGGGTGATTAGCCCCAGCGATCGCAACATCACTGTTTTCAGTTTAGAAGCGGGATTCTATGAATCCGCCGTTTACACGGGCGAAATGGTCATCCAATCCCGGTTTGAAGCATTGCGGTTGACAGCGGATCAGGTGTTGAAACGAGGACGGCTTTAG
- a CDS encoding formylglycine-generating enzyme family protein, with translation MAIISSLKVPTGEALQFIEELLSENRKHLSDAERAVFQGAWQGKDYKEIHREHSQFSLDYLMRNAGPRLWRDLSEALGEKITKNNLRRQIEWRYNAARFKNNKIRTQQNQFKLVIKRQQHRAQFYVEDLGDGVELEMVLLPGGSFLMGSAGDELERSTSEGPQHTVTVPTFCFGKYPVTQAQWQVIAALPQVNQALESDLSRFKGADRPVERVSWLEAVEFCDRLSDHTGRTYRLPSEAEWEYACRAGTTTPFHFGETITTDLANYDGTDSEDGKWSGSYGRGPKGIYRQETTNVGSFKVANAFGLYDMHGNVWEWCADHWHKNYGGAPIDGSAWLSDDQKASRLLRGGSWVNIPVTCRSAYRGYYLPGDRFDYVGFRIVCSTAKTRQKGSILPMVAAFM, from the coding sequence ATGGCGATCATTTCTTCACTTAAAGTGCCAACTGGGGAAGCACTACAGTTCATTGAAGAACTGCTAAGTGAGAATAGAAAGCACCTGAGTGATGCTGAGCGGGCAGTATTTCAAGGTGCATGGCAGGGTAAAGACTACAAAGAAATTCATCGTGAACACAGTCAGTTCAGTTTAGATTACTTGATGCGAAATGCGGGGCCGCGATTATGGCGGGACCTCAGCGAAGCGCTAGGCGAAAAGATTACAAAGAACAACTTACGCAGACAAATTGAGTGGCGATACAATGCCGCGCGTTTCAAAAATAATAAAATAAGGACTCAGCAAAATCAATTCAAGCTGGTGATTAAGCGTCAGCAACACCGGGCACAATTTTATGTAGAAGACTTAGGGGATGGGGTTGAGCTAGAGATGGTGCTCTTGCCTGGTGGTAGCTTTCTCATGGGTTCTGCAGGAGATGAATTGGAGCGATCGACCTCCGAAGGACCACAGCACACTGTCACTGTCCCGACCTTCTGTTTCGGTAAGTATCCCGTCACTCAGGCACAATGGCAGGTGATAGCCGCGTTGCCCCAGGTCAACCAGGCGCTTGAATCTGACCTTTCACGCTTCAAAGGAGCAGATCGTCCTGTAGAGCGGGTGTCCTGGCTGGAGGCAGTGGAGTTCTGCGATCGCCTTTCTGACCATACAGGACGTACCTACCGTTTACCCAGTGAGGCTGAATGGGAATATGCCTGTAGAGCCGGAACAACTACTCCCTTTCACTTTGGGGAAACGATAACGACAGATCTGGCAAACTACGATGGTACGGATAGCGAAGATGGCAAATGGTCAGGTTCCTATGGCAGAGGACCGAAGGGCATTTACCGTCAAGAGACTACTAATGTCGGCAGCTTTAAGGTAGCGAATGCCTTTGGACTGTACGATATGCATGGGAACGTGTGGGAATGGTGTGCAGATCACTGGCACAAAAACTATGGAGGTGCTCCTATTGATGGAAGTGCATGGCTATCTGATGATCAAAAGGCTTCTAGGCTGCTGCGTGGTGGTTCGTGGGTCAACATTCCCGTGACTTGTCGTTCTGCTTACCGCGGCTACTATCTTCCGGGCGATCGCTTCGACTATGTCGGTTTTCGGATTGTTTGTTCGACTGCAAAGACCCGCCAAAAAGGCTCTATTCTTCCAATGGTTGCTGCTTTCATGTAG
- a CDS encoding formylglycine-generating enzyme family protein, with translation MSNAALLEQEREQARQRVERFVRRFEPSYRYLAYHAALPLVLTPELLNYLRNQFLREENVPWIAEVDLLLSDLCRPVGFEQYAMDAAVKAYLLNEMEQVLGQDRLEAVARLIVRYIRQLANNPYIDQRELETQQWAAMVYIENQRSEAVRQISRAYQECATATEAAGNLSPASRAEMARLARITQELAPRLNDYASLLAYAELVRRVLTEPSQVSGEQLNRSFQIVEDIALQLPQELLPEDHPARLEVQDEETAFAYEALEQNLEVIRRLIEDAFSQQEHEFRLSVHPWENEIHEVILDQDGEISVEILAKTLIERLEKVVSFELSVTINFSAEIRYPNNGILDRDIIDEVLNIDEIPNLDEIGAGRQSISNQTANGVAEINLFFSEKGRNEVETELEQLRVEQPILVDLINLIVPRSPSADYSDLTPPLHTFEFKVATINFESTFDPFLAIDLQAFEFEVAVIDSQQLREIISPTILGIGEVLKKTEEIVLNQTGKGLNGDQQLVLEGTWYRKTYEEIADDSPNSAAYIRQHVGPQLWKLFSTAFQAKVSKNNFPNEFTRWIARRDRSSSYVHYHRQQAWCFIENLGNGFTLEMVQIRSGSFVMGAPENETESSDNERPQHLVTVSTFFIGKYPVTQSQWRAVAALPQVNLELEPDPSNFKGDDRPVERVSWWESVEFCDRLSRHTGKQYRLPSEAEWEYACRASPVSRAGSLRAGEAVGSGAVTPFHFGETLTSDLANYNGEYTYGAEPKGIYQEETTPVGSFGVANAFGLYDMHGNVWDWCADHWHESYEGAPIDGSAWVTSRERDRRVLRGGSWCNDPHLCRSAYRGRNDAVVRYDHFGFRVACSA, from the coding sequence ATGAGTAACGCTGCATTACTGGAACAGGAACGGGAACAGGCTCGACAACGGGTGGAACGGTTCGTTCGTCGCTTTGAGCCGTCCTACCGCTACCTGGCTTACCATGCAGCGCTGCCGTTGGTTTTGACGCCAGAGTTGCTCAACTATTTGCGAAACCAATTTTTGCGGGAAGAGAACGTTCCCTGGATTGCGGAGGTTGACTTGTTGCTGTCTGACCTGTGCCGTCCGGTGGGGTTTGAGCAATATGCAATGGATGCGGCTGTAAAAGCCTATTTATTGAATGAGATGGAGCAGGTGCTGGGTCAGGATCGGCTGGAGGCGGTTGCCCGCCTGATCGTTCGATACATCCGGCAGCTTGCCAATAACCCATACATCGATCAGCGGGAGCTAGAAACCCAGCAGTGGGCAGCGATGGTTTACATTGAGAACCAGCGATCAGAGGCGGTGCGCCAGATTTCCAGAGCATACCAGGAATGTGCGACTGCAACTGAGGCGGCAGGGAATCTATCTCCTGCCAGTCGAGCAGAAATGGCACGACTGGCTCGGATTACGCAGGAGCTTGCCCCCCGGCTCAATGATTATGCCAGTCTGTTAGCCTATGCGGAGCTAGTCAGGCGAGTATTGACGGAGCCATCTCAGGTGAGTGGGGAACAGTTAAACCGCTCGTTTCAAATTGTGGAAGATATAGCGCTACAGTTACCGCAGGAATTGCTTCCAGAGGATCATCCCGCGAGATTGGAAGTTCAAGATGAAGAAACTGCCTTTGCTTATGAGGCTTTAGAGCAAAACCTGGAAGTTATTCGGAGGCTAATTGAAGATGCCTTTTCCCAGCAGGAGCATGAATTTCGGTTGAGCGTCCATCCTTGGGAAAACGAGATTCATGAGGTGATTTTGGATCAGGATGGGGAGATTTCGGTTGAGATTTTGGCAAAAACTCTGATTGAGCGATTGGAAAAGGTTGTGTCTTTTGAGCTATCTGTCACAATCAATTTCTCTGCGGAGATCAGATATCCTAATAATGGAATCCTTGATCGAGATATTATTGATGAGGTTCTAAATATTGATGAGATTCCAAATTTAGATGAGATTGGAGCAGGTAGGCAAAGCATTTCCAATCAAACAGCTAATGGGGTTGCAGAGATCAACCTATTTTTCTCTGAGAAGGGTAGAAATGAGGTTGAGACTGAGTTAGAGCAGCTTAGAGTAGAGCAGCCCATACTAGTTGATCTAATTAATTTGATTGTTCCTAGATCTCCTAGTGCTGACTATTCCGATCTAACTCCCCCCCTGCACACTTTTGAGTTTAAAGTGGCAACTATCAACTTTGAAAGTACATTCGATCCATTTCTAGCAATTGACCTGCAAGCCTTTGAATTTGAAGTGGCAGTAATTGATTCTCAGCAATTGAGGGAAATAATCTCTCCAACTATTTTAGGCATTGGAGAGGTTCTTAAAAAGACTGAGGAGATCGTTCTTAACCAGACAGGGAAAGGCTTAAATGGTGATCAACAGCTTGTTCTGGAAGGTACCTGGTATCGCAAAACTTATGAGGAAATTGCAGATGATAGCCCTAATAGCGCGGCTTATATCAGACAACATGTAGGTCCTCAACTATGGAAACTATTCTCGACAGCCTTTCAAGCAAAGGTTTCCAAAAACAACTTTCCGAATGAATTCACTCGTTGGATTGCCCGCAGAGACAGATCAAGTTCATACGTCCATTACCACCGCCAGCAAGCTTGGTGCTTTATTGAAAATTTGGGAAATGGGTTCACATTAGAAATGGTGCAAATCCGTAGTGGAAGCTTTGTGATGGGAGCGCCCGAAAACGAGACAGAAAGCTCTGATAATGAAAGACCCCAACATCTGGTGACTGTCTCAACATTCTTTATTGGCAAGTATCCGGTAACACAGAGCCAGTGGCGGGCAGTGGCAGCATTGCCCCAGGTGAATCTAGAGCTTGAGCCTGACCCGTCAAATTTCAAAGGTGACGATCGCCCCGTCGAACGAGTTTCCTGGTGGGAATCGGTGGAGTTTTGCGATCGTCTCTCTCGCCACACTGGAAAACAATACCGCCTGCCCAGCGAAGCCGAATGGGAATATGCTTGTCGGGCAAGCCCCGTTTCTAGAGCTGGAAGCTTGAGAGCAGGTGAAGCTGTGGGGAGTGGAGCGGTAACCCCGTTTCATTTTGGTGAAACGCTTACGTCTGACCTGGCAAACTATAATGGAGAGTACACTTATGGCGCTGAACCCAAGGGTATCTATCAAGAGGAAACCACTCCAGTCGGTAGCTTTGGTGTTGCCAATGCGTTTGGGCTGTACGATATGCACGGGAATGTGTGGGACTGGTGTGCGGATCACTGGCATGAGAGCTATGAGGGTGCCCCGATTGATGGAAGTGCCTGGGTAACTAGCAGAGAGAGAGATCGCCGAGTGCTACGCGGCGGGTCGTGGTGCAATGATCCACACCTCTGCCGCTCTGCTTATCGTGGCAGGAACGATGCGGTCGTCAGGTACGACCATTTCGGTTTTCGGGTTGCCTGTTCTGCGTGA
- a CDS encoding VWA containing CoxE family protein: protein MSEFNPEQILEPVFSRLRKNGFNLGISEYLAAVDAVRGGMGADSLDALRLILLLLWCHSIAEQSQFAVMWEAISADFSPAPLRETTQQQKDETPLPDPPKPLEQLPPPLPELPPPEQDLAPTLTPLPVRSPYVPIDIDNTPDLHVYLPVSRRSMAYIWRYLRRPVADGPADVLDIELTVEQAARQGFFLAPVYRRREVNHAQLLLLIDQDGSMTPFHRFTRDLVETVQEEGKLERVAIYYFHNVPDDYVYQDARLTQPVPLEAVIAGCDADTSLLVVSDAGAARGYRRMERIRATTEFLVQLKQRTNLIGWLNPMPVDRWQATSAEVIAYLVRMQQMDEDGFGNVIDIVRGQPLAHLHED, encoded by the coding sequence ATGAGTGAGTTTAACCCAGAGCAAATTTTGGAGCCAGTCTTTAGCCGTTTACGCAAGAACGGCTTCAATCTGGGTATCAGCGAATATCTGGCTGCGGTGGATGCTGTAAGAGGGGGAATGGGTGCTGACAGCCTGGATGCCCTCAGACTGATTTTGCTGTTGCTCTGGTGCCATTCGATCGCCGAGCAAAGCCAGTTTGCTGTGATGTGGGAAGCAATCAGTGCAGACTTTTCGCCAGCGCCTTTGAGAGAGACGACCCAGCAGCAAAAGGACGAAACCCCGTTACCCGACCCACCCAAACCCCTTGAGCAGCTACCGCCTCCATTACCGGAACTTCCCCCGCCTGAGCAGGATCTGGCTCCGACCCTGACTCCTTTACCTGTGCGATCGCCCTACGTTCCCATCGATATTGACAATACCCCTGACTTACACGTTTATCTACCCGTCTCTCGCCGTTCGATGGCTTACATCTGGCGTTACCTGCGGCGTCCGGTTGCAGATGGTCCAGCGGATGTGCTGGATATTGAGTTGACTGTGGAGCAGGCTGCCCGTCAGGGGTTTTTCCTGGCTCCGGTCTATCGTCGTAGGGAGGTGAACCATGCTCAGCTACTGCTGCTGATTGACCAGGATGGCTCTATGACTCCCTTCCATCGCTTTACGCGGGATCTGGTAGAGACGGTTCAGGAAGAAGGAAAGCTGGAGCGGGTTGCGATTTACTACTTCCATAACGTGCCGGATGATTATGTGTATCAGGATGCTCGTCTGACTCAACCAGTGCCTTTGGAAGCGGTGATCGCTGGGTGTGATGCTGATACCAGTCTGTTGGTTGTGAGTGATGCGGGAGCCGCCAGGGGCTATCGCCGGATGGAACGGATTCGGGCAACGACAGAATTTCTGGTACAGCTCAAGCAACGAACCAATCTGATTGGCTGGTTAAACCCGATGCCTGTCGATCGCTGGCAAGCCACGTCTGCCGAGGTGATTGCCTATCTTGTCCGAATGCAACAGATGGATGAGGATGGATTTGGTAATGTGATTGATATTGTGCGCGGACAACCCCTTGCTCATCTGCATGAGGATTGA
- a CDS encoding AAA family ATPase: protein MNSTKQYTFRGDLSLRPKKPHKDSPQKAEPYIANEELIQAVNLAIYLRRPLLLEGEAGCGKTRLAAAVAHELGLPFYRWDVRSTSKAREGLYEYDAILRLHDVQARETGTSLNRDPANPKDYRKFGALGKAFGLKDVPAVVLIDEIDKADLDFPNDLLAVLDEPWEFEIPETGETGEAKIRASHRPIVIITSNKEKGNLPFPFLRRCIYYFLKFPDSSERLREIVTAHYSHQTETPHPSEKLVEAAANRFLEIRRTGGLFKIPGTSEFLDWVDALQNFGAKPYAVSKLKSPQAVPYRELLFKLRADWQKHASAS, encoded by the coding sequence ATGAATTCCACTAAACAATACACATTTCGGGGTGATCTCAGCCTCCGTCCGAAGAAGCCTCACAAGGACTCGCCTCAAAAGGCAGAACCCTATATTGCCAACGAGGAGTTAATTCAGGCGGTCAATCTGGCAATTTATCTCAGGCGTCCTTTGTTACTGGAGGGAGAGGCGGGATGTGGGAAGACACGCTTGGCGGCTGCGGTTGCCCATGAGTTGGGGTTGCCGTTCTATCGCTGGGATGTGCGCTCTACCAGTAAGGCAAGGGAAGGGCTGTACGAATATGATGCGATTTTGCGCTTGCATGATGTTCAGGCAAGGGAAACGGGCACTTCACTCAATCGCGATCCAGCTAACCCTAAGGATTACCGCAAGTTTGGAGCGTTGGGTAAAGCATTCGGTCTGAAAGACGTTCCAGCGGTGGTTCTGATTGATGAAATCGATAAGGCTGATTTAGACTTTCCGAATGACCTTCTGGCAGTGTTGGATGAACCGTGGGAGTTTGAAATTCCCGAAACGGGTGAGACGGGTGAAGCCAAAATTCGAGCCAGTCATCGACCGATCGTCATTATCACCAGCAATAAAGAAAAGGGGAATCTGCCGTTCCCGTTTCTGAGACGCTGTATCTACTATTTTCTCAAGTTCCCGGATAGTTCAGAGCGCCTACGCGAGATTGTCACCGCTCACTATTCCCATCAGACAGAAACTCCCCACCCTTCGGAAAAATTAGTAGAGGCTGCGGCTAATCGATTCCTGGAGATCCGCAGGACGGGGGGACTGTTTAAGATTCCGGGCACCAGTGAATTTTTAGATTGGGTCGATGCCTTACAGAACTTTGGTGCTAAACCTTATGCGGTATCGAAACTGAAGTCGCCTCAGGCAGTTCCCTACCGAGAGTTGCTGTTTAAGCTACGGGCTGACTGGCAAAAGCATGCGTCTGCCTCATGA
- a CDS encoding trypsin-like peptidase domain-containing protein: MSPENYIRSFRSAIARIYQGNAVVGAGFLISDRQLLTCAHVVTVALGLPQNTQEIPSGAIELDFPLVAAGQRKRAIVKFWQPVNPSQLGEDIAGLELEDTSHEAVQPVRLLKTSDYWGHPFRIFGFPKGHDEGVWASGVLRDQRANGWIQIEDIKAAGYQVEPGFSGALVWDESLQGVVGMAVAAEKRRENVKAAFMIPTSVLSSAWSDVEQRISSQQPSVKDSTDTLPSFRQVKLNALKKNYSVLCAKYEAAYNQLNYMLSQADAISIREQIKALDSEISQVEQQMNQLSN; this comes from the coding sequence ATGTCCCCAGAGAATTACATTCGCAGTTTCAGATCAGCGATCGCCCGCATTTACCAGGGAAACGCGGTTGTAGGAGCGGGGTTTTTGATATCGGATCGCCAACTTCTCACCTGTGCTCATGTAGTGACGGTTGCGCTCGGTCTTCCTCAGAATACCCAAGAGATACCTAGTGGAGCGATCGAACTCGATTTTCCACTGGTTGCCGCAGGGCAACGGAAGAGGGCAATCGTGAAATTTTGGCAACCTGTTAATCCGTCCCAGTTAGGGGAAGATATCGCGGGGCTGGAGCTGGAAGACACGTCCCATGAGGCTGTTCAACCTGTCCGGCTGCTCAAAACGAGTGATTACTGGGGGCACCCTTTCAGGATTTTTGGATTTCCGAAGGGGCATGATGAGGGAGTTTGGGCAAGTGGGGTTCTGCGCGATCAGCGGGCAAATGGCTGGATACAGATAGAAGATATTAAGGCAGCGGGTTATCAGGTAGAGCCTGGATTTAGTGGTGCGCTTGTGTGGGATGAATCGCTGCAAGGGGTGGTGGGGATGGCGGTGGCAGCCGAAAAGCGGCGGGAAAATGTCAAAGCGGCATTTATGATTCCGACATCGGTTCTCAGTTCTGCCTGGTCAGATGTGGAGCAGAGGATCTCATCTCAGCAACCTTCAGTCAAGGACTCAACGGACACTTTACCCTCGTTTCGCCAGGTTAAGCTGAACGCGCTTAAGAAGAACTACTCGGTTCTCTGTGCCAAGTATGAGGCGGCTTATAACCAGTTAAATTACATGCTGAGTCAGGCTGATGCAATAAGCATTCGAGAACAAATTAAGGCTCTAGACAGTGAGATTTCACAGGTAGAGCAGCAGATGAACCAATTGTCTAACTGA
- a CDS encoding CU044_2847 family protein, with product MDKEIAQFSLEDGTKFLVEVDEPEGVAVERVAIDTGQMVLQARESFEEAIEIVKPVASVLISKLKRGLTTPANEVEVKFGLKSEC from the coding sequence ATGGATAAGGAAATTGCTCAGTTCTCTCTAGAGGATGGCACTAAATTTCTGGTGGAAGTTGATGAACCCGAAGGGGTTGCAGTTGAACGGGTTGCCATCGATACAGGGCAAATGGTGCTTCAGGCGAGGGAGTCCTTTGAAGAAGCGATTGAAATTGTGAAGCCTGTGGCTTCCGTGTTGATTTCTAAATTGAAAAGGGGATTGACGACACCTGCTAATGAGGTTGAGGTCAAGTTTGGTCTGAAGTCTGAGTGCTGA
- a CDS encoding ribbon-helix-helix protein, CopG family → MASSVTRRQLHMATTEQRKVEHLNVRLPVSEMAILRNYCEANQRSQSDVIREFIRSLSAAVNPSSTLPPDS, encoded by the coding sequence TTGGCTAGTTCCGTAACTCGTCGTCAGTTACATATGGCAACCACTGAGCAACGAAAGGTTGAGCACCTCAACGTCCGGCTCCCCGTCTCCGAAATGGCAATCCTGAGAAACTACTGCGAAGCCAATCAGCGATCGCAGTCCGATGTCATCCGCGAATTTATCCGCAGCCTGAGTGCAGCCGTCAACCCCTCCTCCACTCTTCCACCAGATTCATGA